A region of the Desulfobacter postgatei 2ac9 genome:
GCATATGGTACGTTGTTGCTTGTATTTGTTAGCCTTTGTCTGGGGAAAAATTTGGAAATTTCTTTTTCTCTGTAATATATCGGATCTTTAGTTTTTTGTTCTCTGTTTGTCTAATCGTGGCTCTTTGGTACCTATCTGACCTTGATCGGAATCATGGGGGGGACAAGGTGTCCTATGCCATCACCGTGGTACCGGTAGTGGCGCTTACTATTCTTACCTTTACAGAAGGCTATGTCTGGACTATTCCGGTCATGGCGGGATTGAGCTTTGTTCTGGCCCGGGAACCTTCTTGATGTCATATTTCAAATGGTTCATACAGAGTATAAAGTATAATTTTCCCTCAACAGAAGACGGAGCGTACCACAATATGTTGTGCCAGGCACAACTTCTTGAAAAGTGATCATTTATAGACAAAGTCAACAGGTGAATATACTGCACTCTTTGCAAACAAACTACTCAATTTAGATATTTGAAATCATACTCATGAAAGGGTTTAGGGTCAGCTTTCACTAAAGTAAATGATTTCATGAACCGCCACTTTTGCCTGGTGTCTTAACTCTTCCATCAATAGCAAACGCAGAGGCTCATGAAATTTATGATTGGGCTATGATAGACTATCGTGCTTCTATTGTAAAATCGAACCTTCCTGAAATTGGATTTCTAGAAACCACAACGTCTGCTACTGGTATCATGCTGTTATTACCAGCAGAACCTCTGTAAGAATTTAAAATTTTGGAATAGGTTGCTTCAGCACTGGGTGTTTTCACAGTTAACGTCGCTACTTCAGGTGAATAGCCGTAATAATAGTTTACACCAAAACGGTAACGTCCAATGGCAGATGCATTGTCAACCAAATCTTGACAAGAAACATAGTAATGTTCCGGGCCATATCCATTGGTATCGTCAACGTCGAGGTAGCCAAATTGTCCCTGTTTTGACGCATAATATACATGCCTACCTGTCGGCTCGTAGATGTGTAGATCTACATCAGGATTGCTCCCCCATGTAAGAGTTACTGTAATAGTTCCTTGCTCAGCGGATGTTGGCGGATCAGGTAAAAGATTTTCACTATTGATGATACCATTAATTATGAAATATTTGGCGGATGGATCAACAAGATAGGCTTTTTTAAAACCATGTGATAGCCAATCTGAATCGTTGTCCCATGGCCAAGGGGAGTTAACATTATCCGAGTCGTTTGATGCTAAAGGAGGTAAAAGACCGACTAATGCTTTCCCTGCCTCAACACCAGCAATAACCAAATCATCACTAAAGCGAATATGCCCTACTAAGCTTTTTCGAACAATAGATTCTGGGCTTGCAACCGGAACTATTGTGAAATAATTTTGCTCGCTGGAGCTAAGACGTTGAAAAGACCAATTTGCAAATATATTCCCTTGCGAATGGGCAACTAAGATTACCTTTTTACCTTCCCCAATGTCTGACTTGTATGAACTAACATGGTTGTTAACATCATCAATACTACTAGTTGGAGCGATCATTTCCTGAATAGTTCGGTTTGTTAAAAAATCATTAAACTCCTGCACAATACTGTCTGGCAATAGGCTTAATATATAAGTATCCCGAAGAAGAAAAGCGACAAGAAGAGTAGGCCAATTATCGCCTAAAGTTTGTCTTGCAGCTTCAATTATATCAGTAATGGTTCCGCTTGAATTATTAAATGCCAACTTAAACTCATAATCTTGTTGCTCATTTGGATCATCTAAGTTCGCCATGAATATCGACATAAGCTTAATTGTGCTAGTGTTTGCCTCGCCATATGTCGCAATCCCACGACCAACACCATTACCAAAATATACAGTCGATAAAGTTGGGCTACATAAATCTTCAGCAAACACATGAAATGTGGAAATAAAAACCAAGATAATTGTTAAAAGGAAGATTATTTTTTTCATACCCTTTAGCCTCCGGTAGGTTTAATTGTCAAGTGCATCTATGTCGAAAGAACAGCTTGTCTTCCATTCACTCAAAGGACGAATTGGAAATACCTTGCCTGATATTCTTGTTTCATGAGATAGCCAAGCGTCTAATCTTTCTGGCGTGTCAACAGCTT
Encoded here:
- a CDS encoding YfaP family protein, with translation MKKIIFLLTIILVFISTFHVFAEDLCSPTLSTVYFGNGVGRGIATYGEANTSTIKLMSIFMANLDDPNEQQDYEFKLAFNNSSGTITDIIEAARQTLGDNWPTLLVAFLLRDTYILSLLPDSIVQEFNDFLTNRTIQEMIAPTSSIDDVNNHVSSYKSDIGEGKKVILVAHSQGNIFANWSFQRLSSSEQNYFTIVPVASPESIVRKSLVGHIRFSDDLVIAGVEAGKALVGLLPPLASNDSDNVNSPWPWDNDSDWLSHGFKKAYLVDPSAKYFIINGIINSENLLPDPPTSAEQGTITVTLTWGSNPDVDLHIYEPTGRHVYYASKQGQFGYLDVDDTNGYGPEHYYVSCQDLVDNASAIGRYRFGVNYYYGYSPEVATLTVKTPSAEATYSKILNSYRGSAGNNSMIPVADVVVSRNPISGRFDFTIEAR